Proteins found in one Desulfuromonas thiophila genomic segment:
- the fliJ gene encoding flagellar export protein FliJ, which produces MASSFRLQAVLEHRQRLEDRCRQQLAAALQCCQQLQQQYQQLTDRCDSLASEYTQRQQAGMTIADLLLYENGLNTLREERVQLGLSLKKAQDQIVRCREELAEASRNKKLLEKLKDKKMLEAKHEQLRQEMLQLDEVALRFRNGEEP; this is translated from the coding sequence ATGGCTTCATCCTTTCGGCTGCAGGCAGTTCTTGAACATCGCCAGCGCCTCGAAGACCGTTGCCGCCAGCAGCTGGCGGCAGCACTGCAGTGCTGCCAGCAACTACAGCAGCAATACCAGCAGCTGACCGACCGGTGCGACAGCTTGGCCTCCGAATACACCCAGCGCCAACAGGCCGGCATGACCATCGCGGATCTGCTGTTATACGAAAACGGTCTCAACACCCTGCGCGAAGAGCGCGTGCAGCTTGGACTGAGCCTGAAAAAGGCTCAAGACCAGATCGTCCGTTGCCGAGAAGAACTGGCGGAAGCAAGTCGCAATAAAAAACTGCTTGAGAAGCTCAAGGACAAAAAAATGCTTGAAGCCAAACACGAACAACTGCGACAGGAGATGCTGCAACTCGATGAGGTCGCCCTGCGGTTCCGCAACGGAGAGGAACCATGA
- a CDS encoding FliI/YscN family ATPase, whose translation MNGLRELGSSLRTLSPLRVWGKVTKIVGLVVEGFCTSATVGTLCEILPLDGGEAVAAEVVGFREGHTLLMPLGELRGLGPGSLIRVLRSSATLDCSNRLLGRVIDAMGQPIDGLPPIVGEREMPVYGLPPGPMERRKISEPLDLGVRAINALLTCGKGQRMGIMAGSGVGKSVLLGTMAKHSRADVNVIALIGERGREVREFIERDLGEEGLARSVVLVATSDRSPLLRMRGAFVATTLAEYFCRQGRDVLLMMDSVTRFAMAMREVGLAIGEPPTTKGYTPSVFATLPKLLERAGSFKQQGTITGLYTVLVEGDDMNEPIADSVRSILDGHIVLSRELAARNHYPCIDILHSASRVMRDIISPEHQRSSAKIREILATHKQAEDLINIGAYASGSNPRIDYAISRIDAVNSFLCQGMDERDTLEGSITAMNGLVLDRRSKDRDTP comes from the coding sequence ATGAACGGCCTGCGCGAGCTGGGAAGCAGCCTGCGCACGCTTTCGCCTCTGCGGGTCTGGGGCAAGGTCACCAAAATCGTCGGACTGGTGGTGGAAGGCTTCTGCACCTCGGCCACCGTCGGCACCCTCTGTGAAATCCTCCCTCTTGACGGTGGTGAAGCGGTGGCAGCCGAGGTGGTCGGCTTCCGCGAAGGGCATACCCTGCTGATGCCTCTGGGCGAACTGCGAGGGCTGGGGCCAGGCAGCCTGATCCGGGTGCTGCGCAGCAGCGCGACCCTGGATTGCAGCAACCGGCTGCTGGGACGCGTCATTGATGCCATGGGCCAGCCCATCGATGGCCTGCCGCCCATTGTGGGAGAGCGCGAAATGCCGGTCTACGGCCTGCCACCTGGGCCGATGGAACGGCGCAAGATCTCCGAGCCGCTTGATCTGGGCGTGCGGGCCATCAATGCCCTGCTGACCTGCGGCAAGGGCCAACGCATGGGCATCATGGCCGGCTCGGGTGTCGGCAAGAGCGTACTGCTCGGCACCATGGCCAAACACTCCCGCGCCGACGTCAACGTCATCGCCCTGATCGGTGAACGCGGCCGTGAGGTCCGTGAATTCATCGAGCGTGATCTGGGCGAGGAAGGCCTGGCACGCTCGGTTGTGCTGGTCGCCACCTCCGACCGCTCACCGCTCTTGCGCATGCGCGGCGCCTTTGTCGCCACCACCCTGGCCGAGTACTTCTGTCGTCAGGGACGCGATGTGCTGCTGATGATGGACTCCGTCACCCGTTTCGCCATGGCCATGCGCGAGGTCGGTCTGGCCATTGGCGAGCCACCAACCACCAAAGGGTATACCCCATCGGTGTTCGCCACTTTGCCCAAACTGCTCGAACGAGCCGGCAGTTTCAAACAGCAGGGCACCATCACCGGCCTGTACACGGTTCTGGTGGAAGGCGACGACATGAACGAGCCCATCGCTGACAGTGTCCGCTCGATTCTCGACGGTCATATCGTGCTCTCGCGCGAACTGGCCGCCAGGAACCACTACCCCTGCATCGACATCCTGCATTCCGCCAGTCGCGTCATGCGCGATATCATCAGCCCCGAGCATCAGCGCAGCAGCGCCAAGATTCGGGAGATCCTCGCCACCCACAAGCAGGCCGAGGACCTCATCAATATCGGGGCCTACGCCAGCGGCAGCAACCCCAGAATCGACTATGCCATTTCACGCATCGACGCCGTCAACAGCTTCCTGTGCCAGGGCATGGACGAACGCGACACACTGGAAGGCTCCATCACCGCCATGAACGGCCTGGTTCTCGACCGGCGCAGCAAAGACCGTGACACCCCCTGA
- a CDS encoding FliH/SctL family protein has protein sequence MSSSRILRGGEMPPTRPVRLCDLAELKPGQPGSFVPAADCAASAPAEPATPVASAATTEPAKAQAKASKSASASPPPAAPEPAQSAQEREQLRQQAYDEGFAAAEKKLHQQFDSTTKALGDACRQISRAREQILQRSRDDMLELVIAIAQRVIQLEVEERRDLIRFTVEKAIAAAVQAEEFHIRVHPEDMAVVEEHKPLFIASLSGLSNIEFVADRSLSRGGCVLESPAGKVDARIETQLDEIFSHLRSKAGEPS, from the coding sequence ATGTCCTCGTCTAGAATCCTGCGCGGAGGCGAGATGCCGCCAACCCGACCGGTACGGCTGTGCGATCTGGCTGAGCTAAAGCCCGGTCAACCCGGCAGTTTCGTGCCGGCGGCTGACTGCGCTGCCAGCGCTCCAGCCGAACCGGCGACGCCAGTGGCCAGCGCCGCAACAACCGAACCGGCCAAGGCTCAGGCCAAGGCCAGCAAATCCGCCAGCGCCAGCCCGCCACCAGCCGCACCAGAACCGGCCCAGAGCGCCCAGGAGCGCGAGCAACTGCGTCAGCAGGCCTACGACGAAGGCTTTGCCGCCGCCGAAAAAAAACTTCATCAACAGTTCGACAGTACCACCAAGGCCCTCGGCGACGCCTGCCGCCAGATCAGCCGGGCCCGGGAGCAGATTCTCCAGCGCAGCCGTGATGACATGCTGGAACTGGTAATCGCCATCGCCCAACGGGTCATTCAGCTGGAAGTAGAGGAACGCCGCGACCTGATCCGCTTCACGGTCGAAAAAGCCATCGCTGCCGCCGTGCAGGCCGAGGAATTCCATATCCGGGTACACCCGGAGGATATGGCTGTGGTCGAAGAGCACAAGCCGCTGTTCATTGCCAGCCTCAGCGGCCTGAGCAACATCGAATTCGTTGCCGACCGTTCCTTGAGCCGTGGCGGCTGTGTACTTGAGTCGCCAGCCGGCAAGGTCGACGCCCGCATCGAAACTCAGCTGGATGAGATCTTCAGCCATCTGCGCAGCAAGGCCGGAGAACCCTCATGA
- the fliG gene encoding flagellar motor switch protein FliG yields the protein MSNLQYNRMSGLEKAAILLLCLGETATAAVFRELSPTDVRTLTRVMMGIEHIPAELASEVMMEFQNAQKKNPGMFIKSHEFIRRALAETGDERSEQIYQEVISGVETRPLETIATMQPRMVASLLEGEHPQTLALILSTQKSDHTSKVLKYLPDGLAADVMYRIARIEKVAPEVLAQIEEALMREIGGIVSKEQQEVGGVDKVVDILGRMEKGSDRAILDSIESQDPDLAESIRKKMFTFSDLVNIDNRAMQMILREINNDTLTMALKTAPEDLKNKIFSNISNRAAEMIQEDLEAMGPVRLSDVEAMQQTIVKLALKLEEEGQIVIPGRGAGDVLV from the coding sequence GTGAGCAATCTACAATATAACCGCATGAGCGGTCTTGAAAAGGCTGCCATTCTTCTGCTGTGTCTGGGGGAAACCGCCACGGCGGCGGTTTTCCGTGAACTGTCGCCGACGGATGTCCGCACCCTCACCCGGGTGATGATGGGTATTGAGCACATTCCTGCCGAACTGGCCTCGGAAGTGATGATGGAGTTTCAAAACGCCCAGAAAAAAAATCCCGGCATGTTTATCAAAAGCCATGAATTCATCCGTCGGGCACTCGCTGAAACCGGCGACGAACGCAGTGAACAGATTTACCAGGAGGTGATCAGCGGGGTTGAAACACGGCCACTGGAAACCATCGCCACCATGCAGCCACGCATGGTAGCCAGCCTGCTTGAAGGCGAACATCCACAGACCCTGGCGCTGATCCTGTCGACGCAGAAATCCGACCACACCAGCAAGGTGCTCAAATATCTACCCGATGGACTGGCCGCCGATGTCATGTACCGCATCGCCCGCATCGAGAAGGTGGCGCCAGAGGTGCTGGCCCAGATCGAAGAAGCCCTGATGCGCGAGATCGGTGGGATCGTCAGCAAGGAACAGCAGGAGGTTGGCGGGGTCGACAAGGTGGTCGACATTCTCGGCCGCATGGAAAAAGGCAGCGACCGCGCAATTCTCGACAGCATCGAATCACAGGATCCCGATCTGGCCGAATCCATCCGCAAAAAAATGTTCACCTTCAGCGACCTGGTCAATATCGACAATCGCGCCATGCAGATGATTCTGCGCGAGATTAACAACGACACCCTGACCATGGCGTTGAAGACCGCGCCGGAAGATCTAAAGAACAAGATATTCTCCAACATCTCCAACCGGGCCGCCGAAATGATTCAGGAAGATCTCGAAGCCATGGGACCGGTACGGCTGTCTGACGTAGAGGCCATGCAACAAACCATCGTCAAGCTGGCATTGAAACTGGAGGAGGAAGGTCAGATCGTGATTCCGGGCCGCGGAGCCGGCGATGTCCTCGTCTAG